The Sinomonas sp. P10A9 genome contains the following window.
TGCTGCTCGCTGCACGGCCCGATCTGGTCTCCATGCTTTCCATCGCCGGGGCGGTGTACCTGGTCTGGCTAGGAGTTACGACGACGCGTGGCTGGCGTCGGGCAGGATTCACCGGGGGCGGGGCGACGCTGCCCTCGGGGGAGGCGCTCGACGCCGCCGTGCGCACCCCGGGTCCCATGGTCGACTTCCTCAAGGGCCTCGGCACGAGCGGGATCAATCCCAAGGCACTGCTGCTGTTCGCGGCAGTCATGCCGCAGTTCGTGCGCACCGGCTCGCCGATGCCAGTCGTCGCCCAGACCACGGCGATGGGGCTCACCCATCTCGCGTTCACCATCGTGGTCTACACCCTCGTGGCGGTGGCAGCGCGCCGACTCCTGGCCGCCAAGCCGAAGCGGGCGCAGATCGTGACGCTCGTGAGTGGGGTGCTCATGCTCGGCATCGGCGGCGGGCTGCTCGCCGAGCAGGGCGCGGCCCTGATCGGGACGCTCGCATAGGCGCCAGAGACCCCACAACCGGCTGCCAGAGACCCCACAACGCCGAAAGGTGACCCCGCGTCGGGCAGGCACGATGCGGGGTCACGTATCAGCGACTGGGGGTCATGTTTCAGCGACGCGGGGTCATGTCCCTACGCGCCCGGAAGGGCCGCCGCGGCGGCCCGAGCCGCGGCCGGGAGCGCATCGAAAATGCGGGTCATCGCGGCGTCGTCGTGGGCGGCGGAGAGGAACCAGGCCTCGAAGACGCTCGGCGGCAGGTACACACCGGAGTCGAGCATCGAATGGAAGAAGGGACCGTAGCGGAACGCCTCCTGGGCCTGCGCGTCAGCGTAGTTGTGCACGCCGCGCTCGGACGTGCCGAACGCGACGGAGAACAGGTTGCCGGCCCGCTGGATCGAGTGGTCGACCCCCTCGGCAGACAGTGCCGCCGAGACGGCCGCCGAAAGGTCTGCCGCCCGCGCATCGATGTGCGCGTACACGGCATCGGTGGCCAGACGCAGGGTCGCGACACCCGCAGCCATCGCCACCGGGTTTCCGGACAGCGTGCCGGCCTGGTACACCGGCCCCAGCGGCGCCAGATAATCCATGATCGATGCGCGGCCGCCGAGGGCCGCGACGGGCATGCCGCCGCCGATCACCTTGCCGAAAGTGAACAGGTCCGGGGCCCACCCCTCATGCTGGCCCGTGAGGCCCCAGTAGCCCGCGGATCCCACCCGGAAGCCGGTGAGGACCTCGTCCATGATGAAGAGCGCGCCGTGCTCGGCGGTGATCCGGCGCAGGCCCTCGTTGAAGCCCTCCCTGGGAGCGACGACGCCCATGTTTGCCGGTGCGGCCTCGGTGATGACGGCCGCGACGCGCGACCCGTGCTCGGCGAAGGCTGCCTCGACGGCGGCGAGGTCGTTGTACGGCAGGACGAGGGTCTCGGCGGCGGTGGCAGCGGTGACGCCCGCGGACCCCGGCAGCGCGAGCGTCGCGACTCCCGAGCCCGCCGCAGCGAGCAGCGAGTCGACGTGCCCGTGGTAGCAACCCGCGAACTTCACGACGAGATCGCGACCGGTATACCCGCGTGCGAGGCGGATCGCGGTCATTGTCGCCTCGGTACCGGTGGAGACCATACGCACCCGTTCGACGGCCCCGACGCGCCCGATCAGGAGCTCGGCCAGCGCAGCCTCGTCCGGCGTGGAGGCGCCGAAGGACAGCCCGCGGTCCACGGCCGCGTGGACGGCCTCGAGGACCTCCGGCACGGCATGGCCCAGGAGTGCGGGACCCCACGAGCACACGAGGTCCGCGTACTCCCGTCCGTCCGCGTCGGTCACGTACGGACCCTTCGCGGAAACGAGGAAGCGGGGCGTCCCTCCCACGGAACCGAACGCGCGAACGGGCGAGTTCACCCCTCCCGGCATGAGCGAGCGGGCACGGGCAAAGAGGTCCTCGGACGTGGTCATGCCCCCATTCTTCCATCCAGCGGAGGGCGCGACGGCAGCGCGCGGCGAGTGACCGCCGTCGTGCGTGCCGCCCCAACGCGCACGACGCCGGCCCTCGCCTTCGCGGCCGACGTTGCCCTACGCGAGCAGGTCCGCCACGAGCGGTGCGACCTTGGTGCCGAAGAGCTCGATGCTCTTCATCATGGCGCCGTGCGAGAGCGTCCCGTTGGAGTACTTGAGGTCGAATCGCTCGGTGCCGAGGGCCTTGTGCGTGTCCGCGATCTTGCGTGCCACCGTCTCGGGCGAGCCCACATACAGGGCCCCCGGACGCGATGCCTGGGAGTTGAACTCGGTACGGCTGCCGGGGCCCCACCCGCGTTCCTCGCCGAGGCGGTTGCGCATCGCGAGCCAGTGCGGGAAGAGCTCCTCGCGGGCCTGCTCGTCGGTGTCCGCTATGTGCCCGGGCGAGTGCGTCGCGAGCATCGTGTACGGCTGCTTGAACTTCTCGAGCGAGCGCTTGTACAGCTCGACGTAGGGCGCGAAGCGCGCGGGCTCGCCGCCGATGATCGCGAAGCTCACGGGGTAGCCGTACTGCGCGGCCCGGACCACCGACTGCGGCGTGCCGCCCACGCCGATCCATGTCCTCAGGAGCCCGTCCTCGAGGTGCGGATAGGCCGTGAGTCCGTTGATGGGTCCGCGGTGGCGGCCCTCCCAGCGGACCGGGTTCTGGGAGCGGACGCGGTCGAACAGCTCGAGCTTCTCCTCGAACAGCGTCTCGTAGTCTTCGAGGTCGAAGCCGAAGAGCGGGAACGACTCGATGAACGAGCCCCTGCCGAGGATGACCTCGGCGCGGCCGTTCGAGACAGCGTCAAGCGTCGAGAAGCGCTGGAAGACACGGACCGGATCGTCCGAGGAGAGGACCGTGACCGCCGAGCCGAGCCGGATGTTCTCCGTCTTCGACGCAATCGCCGAGAGGACCACCTCCGGCGCGGAGACGGCGAAGTCCTTGCGGTGATGCTCGCCGACGTCGAACGAGTAGAGGCCCACCTGATCGGCGAGGACGCCTTCCTCGACGACGTCGCGGATCACCTGGGCGTGCGGCTTCGGCTCACCGTCGGGGCCGAGCCCGACATCGCCGAACGTGTTGAGGCCGAGGAGGACCGGGGTGTGCCCGTCATCTGCATGCATATGCATTCAAACCGCGAGGCTCGCTGCTTCATTCCCTCCCGGTTGCACCGGTGCCCCGCTCAGGCCTCCTTGAGCCAGCCTGCGATCTCCGGCGCCCAGTACGTGAGGACCATGTTCGCGCCCGCCCGGCGGATCCCCAGGACGGACTCCAGGATGGATGCCTTCCGGTCGATCCACCCGCGTGCGGCCGCCGCCTCGATCATCGAGTACTCCCCCGAGATCTGGTATGCGGCAACGGGGACCGGGCTCATGGCGGCGACGTCGGCGAGGATGTCGAGGTAGCTCATGGCCGGCTTGACCATGACCATGTCCGCGCCCTCCTCAAGGTCCAGCTCAACCTCGAGGAGCGCCTCGCGGCGGTTCGCGGCGTCCATCTGGTACGTGCGGCGGTCGCCCTGCAGCTGCGAATCGACGGCCTCGCGGAACGGCCCATAGAACGCCGAGGCGTACTTGGCGGCGTAGGCGAGAATCGAGACATCATGGCGGCCGGCGGCGTCGAGCGCCTGGCGGATCACGGCAACCTGGCCGTCCATCATGCCGCTCGGCCCGAGCACGTGGGCGCCCGCCTCAGCCTGCGCCACCGCCATCTGCCCGTAGATCTCGAGCGTCGCATCGTTGTCCACGCGGCCCTCGGCATCCAGAACGCCGCAGTGACCGTGATCGGTGAACTCGTCGAGGCACACGTCGCTCATGATCACGAGCGAGTCCCCGACCTCTTCACGCACGGCGCGGATGCCCGCGTTGAGCACGCCGTCGGGGTCGAGCGACGCGGTGCCCTCGGCATCGCGCTCCTCGGGCACGCCGAACAGCATGATCCCGCCCAGCCCCAGCTCAGCGGCCTCGGCCGCCGCGCGCCGAAGCGTGTCCGAGGTGTGCTGGACGACGCCGGGCATCGACTGGATCGGCTGCGGCTCGGTGAGTCCCTCCCGCACGAATGCAGGCAGGATGAGCTCGGCGGGGTGGAGACGCGTCTCGGCGACAAGTCGGCGCAGGGCAGGGGTCTGGCGCAGGCGACGGGGGCGGTGGGTCGGGAAGCTCATGGCGTGACTTTCAGGATCGAGGTGGGTCAGGGATTGAGCGAACGGGCGATCGCGTCCACGATGCCTGCAGGGGACGGAGCCGAGGCGGTCGTCGCAGCCGGAATGCCGAGCCGCTCCAGCTCGGCGGCGGTCGGCTCGCCGATCGCGATGAGTCGGGTCTTCTCGAGTGGATGGAGCACGTCGTGGATCCGCCGGGCTGCGCTCGGCGACGCGGCGAGGATCGCGTCGAGACTCCCCGCCGCCAGCTCGTCGTTGGCCTCGTCGGGGGAAAGCACGACGGCGCGCGCTTCCTGCCCGGCCTGCTCACCAGCAGCGAGACTCGTCACGAGACGCCGTTCGGGGTTCGCGGGATAGTCCACCGTACTGTATGCCGTGACCGTCTCGACCGACCAGCCGCGGGCGTCCAGTCCCTCGGCCAGAGTCGGGGCCGCGAGGTTGCTCTGCGGAATGAGCACCCGGGTGATGCCCGCACCGTCGCCGCCCGCGGCCCCCGCGTCGTCCGCGTACGCCCAGAGCTCGACGAGTCCCTCGGCGGACTGCCTGCCTGCCGGAGCGAGGTCCACGCGGAGGCCCTCGGCCTCCAGCACGCGGCGCGAACTGGGGCCGATCGTGGCGATCCGCACCCCTGGCGGTACGAGCGCCGGAAGCCCGACGCCTCGCGTGGCCGCGACCTCCTTGAGGGCGCGCACAGTCGTGATACTCGAGATGACGAGCCACCCGTACTCCCCCGCCGCGAGCCGGTCGAGGGCCGCGGACAGCAGGGCCTGATCCGGGGCACGCTCGAAGTCGATCATGGGCAGCAGCAGCGGCTCCGCGCCCGCCTCAGCCAGCGCCGCTGCCATGGCCCCGGCACGGTCTGGGCTGCGGGTCAGCAGTACCCTTCGGCCCGCGAGAGGTGACCCCGCATCGCCGGGACGTGACCCCGGGCCACTGAGACGTGACCCCGCATCGCTGAGGGGTGACCCCCCATCACTGGGATCTGACCCCGCATCGCTGGGAGGTGACCCCGCATCGCTGGGAGGTGACCCCGCATCGCTGGGAGGTGACCCCGCATCGCTGGGAGGTGACCCCGCATCGCTGGCGGCCATCAGGCGCGCAGGTCTGCGAGGTCCGCGGCGCCCTGTGCCAGCAGCTCCTCGGCCAGCTCGATGCCCAGAAGGGTCGCGCCGACCTCGGTCAGGCCGTCGGTGGCCCGCGCGAGGCGCAGCGACTTCGTGCCGTCCACCGCGCACACCACGGCCTCGAGTCGGAGCATGCTCCCCTTGCGCCGGGCGAAGGCACCGACGGGTGCCGCACAGCCGGCTTCGAGGCGGGCCAGGAGCGCGCGTTCGGCCGTTACGGCGAGACGGGTATCGGCGTCCTCGATCGCAGCGAGCGCGTGCGCGAGTACGCCCTGAGCGGCAGAGGCGCCGCTCGCGGCACCGCCGTGCGCAGGCCGTTCGGGGGCGTCCTCGATGCGGCACTCGACTGCCAGAGCGCCCTGCCCGGGCGCCGGCAGCATGACTTCGGGCTCGAAGTGCTCGGTGACCACGTCCGTGCGGCCCAGACGGGCCAGCCCGGCGCCGGCGAGGACGACGGCGTCGAGGTCGCCTGGCGCCTCAGATGCGTTGCCCGGGAGTCCGGGAACCCGGCCCAGTCGCGTGTCGACATTGCCGCGGATGTCGAGGACCTCGAGGTCGGGCCGGAGGGCCCGCAGCTGGGCGGCGCGCCGTGGCGACCCGGTGCCGATCCTGGCGCCGGAGGGCAGCTCGGCGAGGGTGAGCCCGTCGCGGGCGCACAGCACGTCGCGGTGGTCGGCACGGACCGGGACAGCCGCGATGGACAGCCCGGGCGCGCCGGCGGTGGGAAGGTCCTTGAGCGAGTGGATCGCCACATCACACCGGTCCGCGAGGAGCGCTTCGCGCAGCGCCGCGACGAACACCCCGGTCCCGCCGAGGGACGCGAGGGATCCGGTCTTGACGTCACCCTCCGTGCGGATGCGCACGAGCTCGGTCGTGAAGCCTCCCACGGCTGAGAGCAGGTCGGCTGTCTGCTGCGACTGGGTCAGGGCGAGCGCGCTCCCGCGCGTTCCGATGCGAACGGACATGCTCAGGCCTCGGTACCCGGTGCGCTTGTGCCCTGCCGCTCGGCCGTGGCGTCCGGATACGCATCGTGGGTCGCGCCGAGCACGATGCTCTCCCCTGTGCCCGCTTCCGCGATCACCGGCTTGGCTCCGCGGAAGTTCTCGCAGCAGCCCGGGCGGCACACGTCGTACCAGGGGCCGAGGTCGGTCGCGTGCGGCCGCTGGGCCAGGTTTCGGTCCACGGTCCGCTCACTGATGAGCTTCACGAGGCCAGCCACGAACTCGCGGTGGACGCCCGGCGTCGGAACGCGGACGGCCTCGATCCCGAGCTCTCGGCACTTGTCGAGCGCCTCAGTGTCAAGGTCCCAAACGACCTCCATGTGGTCGCTCACGAAGCCGAGCGGAACGATGACTGTCCCCTTGACAGCCTGCCTCCCCTCGCCGCCTGCAGCGATGGCGTCGAGATGGTCGTTGATGTCCGGCTCGAGCCAGGGGATGTGCGGGGCACCCGAGCGGGACTGGTAGACGAGGTCCCAGGCCACGTGGGGAGCCACGGCGGCCATGATGGCCCGAGCATTCGCGAGGTGCTGCGCCACGTAGGCGGAGCCTCCCTCGAATTCGCGGGGTTCGCCCTCCGAGCGGCCGGCGGCCTCGGCATCACGGGTCGGGATCGAGTGGGTCGAGAAGAGCACGCGGATCTCGGAGTCGCGCGAGCCGTCGGCGGCGCCGAGCGCCTCCCTCACGGTCTTCAGGCCCGCCGAGGTCCCCTCGACGAAGGGCGCCACGAAACCGGGGTGGTCGAAGTACTGCCGGACCTTGTCCACGCGCAGGCGGCCGGCCAGACCGGTCTCCGTCAGCGCGACGCCGATGTCTTCGCGGTACTGGCGGCAGCTCGAGTAGCACGAGTACACACTCGTGGTGAGCATGAGGACCTTGCGGTGCCCGGCGTCGTAGATGTCCTGGAGTGTCTGGGGGATGTAGGGGTCCCAGTTGCGGTTGCCCCAGTACACGGGCAGGTCGATGCTCTGCGCCGCGAGTTCGGCCTCGAGCGCGGCCTTGAGGGCGCGGTTCTGGGCGTTGATGGGGCTGATCCCGCCGAACGCGCGGTAGTGGTGGCTCACCGCTTCGAGGCGCTCGTCAGGGATGCCGCGGCCTCGGGTCACGTTGCGCAGGAACGGCAGGACGTCGTCCTGGCCCTCGGGTCCGCCGAAGGACGCGAGCAGGATCGCGTCGTACTCGGCGGCCTCTGCACGGCCGGCCTCGGTGACCGGATTCGGCGCAACGCTGACGGCGATAGGTGCGACGGCGCCGTCGACCGTGATCTGGACGGTATCCCCAGAGGTCGAGGCACTCACGCGAGGACCTCGGCGACCTCGGCGGGCGAGATGCGGCGCCCGGTGTAGAAGGGGACCTCCTCGCGGACGTGGTTGCGGGCGTCTGTGTAGCGCAGGTGGCGCATCATGTCGACGAGGTCGACGAGTTCGGGCGCCTCGAGGGCGAGGAGCCACTCCCAGTCGCCGAGGGCGAATGCCGAGACCGTGTTGGAGAGGACCTGCGGGAAGTCACGGCCGAGCATGCCGTGGTCGCGCAGCATGCGGGAGCGCTCCTCGGCAGGCAGGAGGTACCACTCGTACGAGCGCACGAACGGGTAGACGGTGAGCCATGTGCTCGGCTCGACGCCGCGGGAGAACGCCGGGGTGTGGCTCTTGGAGAACTCGGCCTCGCGGTGCACGCCCATCGCGGACCAGACGATCTCGGTCTCCGCGAAGAGGTCGCTGCGGCGGATGTCACGCACGGCCTGCTGGAGGGCCTCGGGCACCGGGCCGTGCAGCCAGACCATGATGTCCGCATCGGCGCGCATCGCGGAGACGTCGTAGGCGCCGCGCAGGGTGACGCCGCCGTCGGCGAGGCGGGCAACGAGCGCCTCGAAGTCGGTCACCGCGCTGCCGCTCGGCGCGGCGGCGTCCGGGATGCGGCAGAACACGGTCCAGAGGGTAAAGAACTGCGTCTCTTCGGCGCCCTCGTCCTGGCCCGCAGCTTTAGTGACAGATTCGACAGAAGTGTGGCTCATGGTGACCAGTGTGCTCCTTCGGCAACAGCATTTCGAAATTCAGATGTTCTACAGGATGTAGAAGTGACGAACATCATGCGGGCATTCCTCGATCGAGGCTTCCCGCGAGCCCGATCGCCTGAGCGCGGGCGTCTGGGACAACGGCGGCGAGGCCGTTCCCCGCGGCCCATCCGCCCACCACGGCAAGGCCCTGCTGCGCGCCGATGAGGTCCCGGATCTGGGTGACCCGTTCCCTGTGTCCCACGGTCGCGAAGGGAAGGGCCCCCTGCCAGCGCACCACGTCCCAGCCGAGGACATCCTCGGCCGAGAGCGCCACGCTCAAGAGCGTCGAGGCGTCGCGGAGTGCCGCCGCGAACAGCTCGTTGTCGGTCTCAGGCCCGGGGCCGATGCCGGCCACGCCCTGGACCGGATCCCCCGCGCGCCCGTAGGAAAGCCGGACGACGTGCGTGCCGGGGCCCGCCGCCTCGGCGAGCCACTCCCATTTCGCGGTCGCGTGCGTGAGCGCCTTGGCCTCGATGCCGGCCACCTGCGGGGCTACGAGGACCCCCGTGCCGCGGGGACGTGCATCGAGCGCGGGACAGTCGAGCACGAACGTGACGAGCTTGACCTCGGGCCCGGGCACCGGCTCGTGGCCCGCAAGAGCGGGAACGGCGTCGGAGAGGAGTTCGACCGCCGCGGGCCCGTCGAGGGCCACGACCACGAGATCGGCCTCGTACACCGTCTCCGGCAGCGGCGCCGCCTCCTCGGTGTCGATCTGGGGACGGACGACGGCGCCCACCCGCCAGAGCGGCCGGCCGTCGGCTCCCGTGGTGCGGTCCAGCCGCTCCACCCGTTCGTCAGGGACGAGCCGCACGCCGTCGTCCGTGAGTCGTCCGACGAGAGCCGTGATGATCCGGTTCAGTCCGCCCCGGATGCCCGCAACGGCGGAGCCGGCCTTGCGCCCTCGGGCGGCCCCGCGCTGGGCGGAGACGGCGGCGGCGAGGGAGCCCTTCTCTGCCATGAGCCGGCGGAGTCCGGGGGCCACCATGTCGGCGTCGAGCGCCGCAGGGTCCGCGGAATGGACGCCTCCCACCACCGGGGCCACGAGCCGTTCGAGCACGCGCCGGCCCATGCGGACCCGCACGAGGTCGGCGACGCTCGCCTGCCGCCGCGGCTCGCGCACGGGAAGCACGCGGTCGAGGGACGCCCGGGCGGAGCCCCAGAAGCCGAGGGCAGCGCGGACCTCGGGGTCCCAGGGGTTGGCGGGAATGCCGAGGACGCCGGTCTTGGGAAGCTCCTGCGGGCCATTGGGGAGCAGAACCCACGCGCCGGACGGGTGGGGCGGAACCACGTCGCCGTCGAGCCCAATCTCGTCCACGAGCGTCCGGACCGCGTCCGTACGCGTCGCGAAGGACTCTGCGCCGCTGTCGAGGACCAGTCCGGCCACCTCGTGCTCGCCGATGCACCCACCCCAGCGCCCGCTTGCCTCGAGCACGGTCACCCCGAGGCCTGCGCGTCTGAGCTCGAGCGCAGCGACGAGCCCCGAGATTCCTCCGCCCACGACGATCGCGCTGTAGGGCCGCGCGGGGACGGCTCCGTTGCCCTCCATCAGGACGTGCCCTTTCGTCAGTAGGTGATCGAGTGGACGAGCTCGACCACGCGCGTCAGCACCTCGGGATCGGTCTCCGGAGGGACGCCGTGCCCGAGGTTGACCACGTGGCCCGGCGCCGAGGCACCCGCGCGGACGACGTCGCGCACGTGCGCCTCGAGCACGTTCCACGGGGCCGCGAGGAAGGCAGGGTCAATGTTCCCCTGCAGCACCACGCGCCCGCCAAGCCGGCGGTTCGCCTCGTGCAGCGGCAGGCGGTAGTCCACGCCGACCGCGTCGACGCCGACCTCGTACATCGCCCCGAGGAGCTCGGACGTGCCCGTGCCGAAGTGGACGAGCGGTGCCCCGAGGTCGCGCACGTGGTCGAGGGCCTGCGACGAGTACGGCGCGGCATGGCGGCGGTAGTCTTCGACGCCGAGCGATCCCGCCCAGGAATCGAAGAGCTGGCCAGCCGAGGCGCCCGCCTCGATCTGGGCCCGCAGGAACCGTCCCGACGCGTCGGCGGTCCAGGCCATGAGCGCGGCCCACGTCCCGGGGTCGCCGTGCATCATCGTGCGGGGCCCGAGGTGGTCCCTCGATGGGCGGCCCTCGACCATGTAGGCAGCAACGGTGAAGGGCGCGCCCGCGAAGCCGATGAGCGGCGTGGTGCCCAGCTCGGCGATGGTGAGGCCGACGGCCTCGCGGATCGGCTCGAGCGCCGCGTCCGTGAGGCGCGGGAGCGCGGCCACGTCCGCCTCGGAGCGGATCGGGCTGGCGAGCACGGGGCCGACGCCCGGGACGATGTCGACGTCGACGCCGGCGAGCTTGAGGGGGATGACGATGTCCGAGAAGAAGATGGCCGCATCGACGTCGTGGCGGCGCACGGGCTGGAGTGTGATCTCTGCCGCGAGGTCGGGGCGGAGGCACGACTCGAGCATGCCGACCCCCTCACGGGCCTTGCGGTACTCGGGGAGCGAGCGGCCTGCCTGGCGCATGAACCACACCGGCTTCCGGCTCGGCCTGCCCCCGCGGTATGCGGTGATGAGCGGCGACTGCGCCGTCCGTCCGTCCTTGAGCGGGTGGTCCTGGCTGAGTGTCATGGCCCGATTGTCTCAAACGGCCCCCACGCCGTTGGCGACAACGTGTCACAGCGAGCCGCGTTTTCTACACAGGAACGAAAAGCTATGATGACAGGGCTGTGGTTGTTTTCTCCCTCTCGGCGACGCACGCCGATATTGACCTTGAGACCGTTGCCCAATTGAGCACCGGTGCTGCCACCGTGGCCGCAGACGCCACCGCATCCCCCGCCCTCAACGGCGCCGTGGTGCTGGCCACCTGCAACCGCTACGAGATCTACGCCGAGGCCCGGGGCCCCGAAGAGCTCGAGGCAGCGCGCTCGGCGCTCCTGACCGAGATCAGCGCCCGAAGCGGCCTGCCGCACGAGACTGTCTCGGGGGCCTTCGCTCTCGCGCACGGCCGCGACGTGACGCGGCATCTCTTCGCCGTGAGCTCGGGGCTCGACTCGGCGGTCGTGGGCGAACGCGAGATCGCCGGGCAGGTGCGCCGCGCCCTCATTTCCGCCCAGGAGCACGGCACCGCAAGCCCGTCCCTCGTCAGGCTCTTCCAGACGGCGTCGAAGACGGCCAAGGAGGTCGGAACGCAGACTGCCCTCGGAAGCCGGGGCCTCTCGATCGTCTCGGTCGCCCTCGATCTCGCGGCGGACATCGCCGAGGTGCCAGCCTGGTCCGGCAAGAAGGCCGTCCTGTTCGGCACCGGCGCCTATGCCGGGGCAACCATGGCGCTCCTCAAGGAGCGCGGCGTCGAGCAGGTCTCCGTCTACTCCGCCTCGGGCCGTGCACAGGAGTTCGCGGCCGCCCGGGGCGCCTCCGCCGTGACATCCCGCGACCTGCCTCAGGCCATCGCCGAGGCGGACGTGCTCATCGGGTGCAGCGGCTCCGACAATGCCATGGAAGCCGTCGAGCTCGCAGCGATCCGCGAAGACTCGGCGCAGCAGCTCATCGTCATCGACCTCGCCCTCACCCACGACTTCGACCCTGCCGTCGGTTCCCTCGACGGCGTCGAGCTCATCACCCTCGAGTCCGTGCGGCTCGCAGCCCCCGAAGAGCAGACCGAATCCCTTGCCCAGGCCAGCGCGATCGTCTCCGCGGCAGCGGCCGACTTCGACGCCGAGCGTCAGGCCCGCCAGGCGGACGCCGCCATCGTGGCCCTGCGCCGGCACACCATGGCCGTCCTGGACTCCGAGATCGAGAAGGTGCGCGCCCGCCATGGCTGCACCGCCGCAGCCGAAGAGGTCGAGTTCGCCATGCGGCGCATGGTCAAGCAGCTGCTCCACACTCCGACCGTCCGTGCGAGGCAGCTCGCCGCCGAAGGACGGGAGGGCGAGTACCTCGCGGCCCTCGAGGCGCTCTACGGCATCAGCGTGGCGATCCCCGGGATGATCTCGGCTCCTGACGAGTCCGCACAGTCTTCCGTCGCCGCAGGCCCCGCGGGAGCGACCGCCGGGGAAGGCCGGGGTGCCACAGACGGTGCCGACGCCGAGGACTGCCCGGTCGACCATACCCGCACCGGCTGACCCTCTCCCAATGTCAACGGGAGCGTCTGCGGTC
Protein-coding sequences here:
- a CDS encoding LysE family translocator, translated to MDLTPLLGFAAISLTLALTPGADWAYTIAAGLRPGSPAPSIAGLCAGYVVHTALVAMGLGMLLAARPDLVSMLSIAGAVYLVWLGVTTTRGWRRAGFTGGGATLPSGEALDAAVRTPGPMVDFLKGLGTSGINPKALLLFAAVMPQFVRTGSPMPVVAQTTAMGLTHLAFTIVVYTLVAVAARRLLAAKPKRAQIVTLVSGVLMLGIGGGLLAEQGAALIGTLA
- a CDS encoding uroporphyrinogen-III synthase, which codes for MAAALAEAGAEPLLLPMIDFERAPDQALLSAALDRLAAGEYGWLVISSITTVRALKEVAATRGVGLPALVPPGVRIATIGPSSRRVLEAEGLRVDLAPAGRQSAEGLVELWAYADDAGAAGGDGAGITRVLIPQSNLAAPTLAEGLDARGWSVETVTAYSTVDYPANPERRLVTSLAAGEQAGQEARAVVLSPDEANDELAAGSLDAILAASPSAARRIHDVLHPLEKTRLIAIGEPTAAELERLGIPAATTASAPSPAGIVDAIARSLNP
- the hemQ gene encoding hydrogen peroxide-dependent heme synthase, whose translation is MSHTSVESVTKAAGQDEGAEETQFFTLWTVFCRIPDAAAPSGSAVTDFEALVARLADGGVTLRGAYDVSAMRADADIMVWLHGPVPEALQQAVRDIRRSDLFAETEIVWSAMGVHREAEFSKSHTPAFSRGVEPSTWLTVYPFVRSYEWYLLPAEERSRMLRDHGMLGRDFPQVLSNTVSAFALGDWEWLLALEAPELVDLVDMMRHLRYTDARNHVREEVPFYTGRRISPAEVAEVLA
- the hemC gene encoding hydroxymethylbilane synthase, whose translation is MSVRIGTRGSALALTQSQQTADLLSAVGGFTTELVRIRTEGDVKTGSLASLGGTGVFVAALREALLADRCDVAIHSLKDLPTAGAPGLSIAAVPVRADHRDVLCARDGLTLAELPSGARIGTGSPRRAAQLRALRPDLEVLDIRGNVDTRLGRVPGLPGNASEAPGDLDAVVLAGAGLARLGRTDVVTEHFEPEVMLPAPGQGALAVECRIEDAPERPAHGGAASGASAAQGVLAHALAAIEDADTRLAVTAERALLARLEAGCAAPVGAFARRKGSMLRLEAVVCAVDGTKSLRLARATDGLTEVGATLLGIELAEELLAQGAADLADLRA
- a CDS encoding ferrochelatase, yielding MTVDGAVAPIAVSVAPNPVTEAGRAEAAEYDAILLASFGGPEGQDDVLPFLRNVTRGRGIPDERLEAVSHHYRAFGGISPINAQNRALKAALEAELAAQSIDLPVYWGNRNWDPYIPQTLQDIYDAGHRKVLMLTTSVYSCYSSCRQYREDIGVALTETGLAGRLRVDKVRQYFDHPGFVAPFVEGTSAGLKTVREALGAADGSRDSEIRVLFSTHSIPTRDAEAAGRSEGEPREFEGGSAYVAQHLANARAIMAAVAPHVAWDLVYQSRSGAPHIPWLEPDINDHLDAIAAGGEGRQAVKGTVIVPLGFVSDHMEVVWDLDTEALDKCRELGIEAVRVPTPGVHREFVAGLVKLISERTVDRNLAQRPHATDLGPWYDVCRPGCCENFRGAKPVIAEAGTGESIVLGATHDAYPDATAERQGTSAPGTEA
- the hemL gene encoding glutamate-1-semialdehyde 2,1-aminomutase — its product is MTTSEDLFARARSLMPGGVNSPVRAFGSVGGTPRFLVSAKGPYVTDADGREYADLVCSWGPALLGHAVPEVLEAVHAAVDRGLSFGASTPDEAALAELLIGRVGAVERVRMVSTGTEATMTAIRLARGYTGRDLVVKFAGCYHGHVDSLLAAAGSGVATLALPGSAGVTAATAAETLVLPYNDLAAVEAAFAEHGSRVAAVITEAAPANMGVVAPREGFNEGLRRITAEHGALFIMDEVLTGFRVGSAGYWGLTGQHEGWAPDLFTFGKVIGGGMPVAALGGRASIMDYLAPLGPVYQAGTLSGNPVAMAAGVATLRLATDAVYAHIDARAADLSAAVSAALSAEGVDHSIQRAGNLFSVAFGTSERGVHNYADAQAQEAFRYGPFFHSMLDSGVYLPPSVFEAWFLSAAHDDAAMTRIFDALPAAARAAAAALPGA
- the hemB gene encoding porphobilinogen synthase, encoding MSFPTHRPRRLRQTPALRRLVAETRLHPAELILPAFVREGLTEPQPIQSMPGVVQHTSDTLRRAAAEAAELGLGGIMLFGVPEERDAEGTASLDPDGVLNAGIRAVREEVGDSLVIMSDVCLDEFTDHGHCGVLDAEGRVDNDATLEIYGQMAVAQAEAGAHVLGPSGMMDGQVAVIRQALDAAGRHDVSILAYAAKYASAFYGPFREAVDSQLQGDRRTYQMDAANRREALLEVELDLEEGADMVMVKPAMSYLDILADVAAMSPVPVAAYQISGEYSMIEAAAARGWIDRKASILESVLGIRRAGANMVLTYWAPEIAGWLKEA
- a CDS encoding LLM class flavin-dependent oxidoreductase produces the protein MHADDGHTPVLLGLNTFGDVGLGPDGEPKPHAQVIRDVVEEGVLADQVGLYSFDVGEHHRKDFAVSAPEVVLSAIASKTENIRLGSAVTVLSSDDPVRVFQRFSTLDAVSNGRAEVILGRGSFIESFPLFGFDLEDYETLFEEKLELFDRVRSQNPVRWEGRHRGPINGLTAYPHLEDGLLRTWIGVGGTPQSVVRAAQYGYPVSFAIIGGEPARFAPYVELYKRSLEKFKQPYTMLATHSPGHIADTDEQAREELFPHWLAMRNRLGEERGWGPGSRTEFNSQASRPGALYVGSPETVARKIADTHKALGTERFDLKYSNGTLSHGAMMKSIELFGTKVAPLVADLLA